The sequence CCATATCTAATGCTGACACAATTCACAGCCTCTGTTTTAATAAACCGGGAAATACTTCCACCGGAAACTTTTAGTTTTTCTAAAACATATCCACATTACCAGGACTTGTTAAAGCAGGTCACATCACTTAAGAAATCCCTTGCCAGTTAGGGAGTTTTAGCATTTCTTCCGCTTTTATTTGAAAGGGGATTAATCCGTGGCTGAGCTTCCTCAGATTCACGCCGGAAACCATAAAATCCAGATTACACAGGGCTCGATTCATAAAGCCTTTTTCAAACTGGCCGCCCCGGCTGTTGCTACGATGTCGGTAGAATTTGTGCTGTCGATTACTGATATGTTTTTTGTCGGCAGGATTGGCGGTCCGGAACCGGTGGCGATATTGACCTCGAGCATGTTTGTGCTCTGGATCGTATGGTCTTTGATGATGATTCTGGATATCGGCGTGGTAGCGGTGATCTCGCGTTATTTCGGGGCCAGTGAATTTGACCGAGCCAGCTATGTCGGCACACACTCTATCGGTTATGCAGTCATTACAGGTTTAGTTATTACGGTGGTGGGCATAATTCTCGCACCGCTGGCTTTCAAGGTGATGGAATCCTCGCCCGAAGTTGCTGCCGGCGGGACCTCCTATCTGCGCATAAGATTTCTTGCCAGCATACCATTTGTCATTAATGAAGTTATCGCGGCAACGTTTAGATCTACCGGGGACACAAAAACTCCCATGATCGCATCTTTTGCTGTTGTCGGTACAAATATAATTCTGGACCCATTATTGATCTTCGGGATCGGACCGTTCCCGGAGATGGGTACCGATGGCGCTTCACTTGCTTCGGTTTTTGCAGTTCTGGTCGGTACGGTGGTGATCCTGCTGTTTCTGAGAGCGGGTAAGTTGGCAATTCCTTTAAAGCTCAGATTACTGAGCAAATTTGACTATAAGCTTCTGATCAGGATCACGCGTATCGGATTTCCGCTTTCGATGGCCAGCGTATTGTTCTCTATGGTATATTTTATTCTTACCAGGATAGCGAACGACTTTGGAGATCCCGCCGTAGCCGCGCTCGGAATAGGAAACCGCTGTGAGTCGATTTCATACCTGCTCTGCTTCGGGGCTTCGATGGCTACCAGCGCCATGATTGGCCAGAATCTGGGGGCAAATCAGCCGGATCGGGCTGAAAAAGCTGGATGGGTGTCATTTATGTACGGGGCAATATTTACCGGGATAATTTCGATACTCTTTTTTACAATACCTCATCAGATCAGCAGATTCTTCATGCCGGAGGCGACTGTCGAACCACTGGTCGTCAACTACCTGATAATCCTGGGTGTCTCGCAGGTCTTTATGGCCGCGGAAATCATCCTCGAAGGCGCATTCTCGGGGGCGGGGGATACCCTGCCACCGACGATTATCGGAGTCAGCTGGTCATTGTTCCGGATTCCGCTGGCGTACTTTTTGTGCTTCACACTCGATATGGGGATCACCGGTCTGTGGTGGGCGATTTCCGGGACTTCGATCATCAAAGGGTCAATGCTGATTATCTGGTTTAAACGGGGCAAATGGAAACTCAAGCAAGTCTGAGGTTGATCTTTTCGTGACGGTAAGTTTTATTAGACGTGGAGGTGAGTTGAATAAAGTCGGCTACATATATCACGATCTTTACCTTAAACACAAGGCATCAACATATCATCCCGAAAGACCTGAAAGACTGATCGCGATAAATACCGCCGTCGAAGACGCCGGGTTGTTCGACGATCTGGTTCGAATCACACCGAAACCCGCTGAAAAAGAAGATATCCTTAAAGTACACAGCGAAGAGTACTACAAGAGAGTTGAAGCAACCAAAGGCAAGCAGGGACATCTCGATCCGGATACTTATTACAATGAGCATTCATTTGATGCCGCTCTGATGGCGGTCGGGGGAGTTCTAACGGCAGGAAAAAAAGTCTTTGCTAAAGATATAGATCGCGCCTTTTGCGCCGTCAGGCCACCGGGTCATCATGTCGATCGCGACAACTCCAAAGGCTTCTGCCTGTTCAACAATATCGCTGTACTGGCCCGCTATCTTATCGATGAATACAAGTTCGAACGTGTCGCGATTTTGGATTGGGATGGGCACCACGGTAACGGCACTCAGAACATCTTCTATTCTGATCCCATGGTACATTACACCAGTCTTCATCGTTATCCATTCTATCCCGGCACCGGAAGTGCATCGGATATGGGTTATGCTGACGGTGTCGGTTACAACCTCAATTTCCCATTGTCGGCCGGCGCGGGAGATCGTGAATTCAACGATATCATCAGTCAGACCTGGACCGAGGCGATGAACAACTTCAAACCGCAGATAATCCTGCTGTCAGCCGGTTTTGACGCCTATGAAAAAGATCCGTTGGTCGGACTGGGGGTAACTCTATCTGGTTTCGAGAAAGCCGGCAGGCGGGTCTGTCGGGTGGCTGATGATATGTGCGGAGGCAGGTTGATTTCAGTTCTTGAGGGTGGATATGTGCTCAATTTTATAAATCAGGCAGTTATAGATCATTTAAAAATACTAATGGAGTAACACATGGCTGAGAAAATAGTTCGCTTCGAGCATGACGGCAATTGCTGGGGCAGATACGACGATTCGTCACAAAAAGTCCTGCTGATAGAAGGGGATCTGTTCGGTGAACACAAAGTAACGGAGCAGGCGTTTGATTTCGAGAAAATCAAGCTATTACCGGCAGTTGCGCCGGAGAAGATCGTCTGCGTCGGTTTAAACTACGCCCGTCATGTCGAACATTCACAGTCGGCCGACAAAGTTCCGGACGAACCACTTTTATTCATGAAACCTCCCAGTTCTCTTCTGGCCCACGGTGAAACTATCATATATCCGGATTTTGTGGATCGTGTCGACTACGAGGCCGAGATGGGTGTCGTGATTGGAAAAACTCTCAAAAAAGTCACGCCCGAAGAAGCTGAAAAGGCGATATTCGGGTTGACCTGTGTCAACGATGTCACCGCGCGCCACCTGCAGAAGAAAGATGGTCAATGGACCCGCGCCAAAGGCTTTGACACATTCTGTCCGGTCGGGCCCTGGATTGAGCGCGGAGTAGATTTCTCCGACCTTTCGGTTGAAGCCTATCTCAACGGTGAACAGAAACAGTACGGCCGTACAAGCGACCAGATCTTCAAACCCGGATTCCTGATAGCATATATTTCCCGGGTGATGACACTCAAGCCGGGCGATTTGATCGCTACCGGCACACCCCAGGGGATAGACCCGATGAAGGTCGGTGATAAAATAGAAATCGTTGTTGAAAATGTCGGAAGACTAATCAATCATATAGGAGAGTGATATGGCAGGGAAATCCAAAGCCTCGCTGTGCGTTCATGCCGGCGAAGAAAAGATGGAGTTCGCCAACGCGGTTGTTCCGCCGGTATTCAATACCTCGACTTATGTCTTTAAAAACATGCAGGAACTGCGTGACTACGTTAAGGGCGATGATTCCCTTTATTTATATTCGCGCTACACCAACCCTACAGTTGAAGCCTGCGAAACCAAGCTGGCCGCACTCGAAGGTGGTCAGAAATGCCTGGTGACATCCTCCGGGCAGGCGGCCGCTTCCTCGGCCGTTTTCGGGATCCTGCGAAAAGGTGATCACCTGGTGGCAACTCCCACGCTCTATGGCGGGGTGTTTTCTCTGTTGTCGGAGATAGTACCCGGCACGGGACTGGAGGTTACATTCGCGGATTC comes from Candidatus Zixiibacteriota bacterium and encodes:
- a CDS encoding MATE family efflux transporter, with translation MAELPQIHAGNHKIQITQGSIHKAFFKLAAPAVATMSVEFVLSITDMFFVGRIGGPEPVAILTSSMFVLWIVWSLMMILDIGVVAVISRYFGASEFDRASYVGTHSIGYAVITGLVITVVGIILAPLAFKVMESSPEVAAGGTSYLRIRFLASIPFVINEVIAATFRSTGDTKTPMIASFAVVGTNIILDPLLIFGIGPFPEMGTDGASLASVFAVLVGTVVILLFLRAGKLAIPLKLRLLSKFDYKLLIRITRIGFPLSMASVLFSMVYFILTRIANDFGDPAVAALGIGNRCESISYLLCFGASMATSAMIGQNLGANQPDRAEKAGWVSFMYGAIFTGIISILFFTIPHQISRFFMPEATVEPLVVNYLIILGVSQVFMAAEIILEGAFSGAGDTLPPTIIGVSWSLFRIPLAYFLCFTLDMGITGLWWAISGTSIIKGSMLIIWFKRGKWKLKQV